The following coding sequences lie in one Candidatus Eremiobacterota bacterium genomic window:
- a CDS encoding electron transfer flavoprotein subunit alpha/FixB family protein produces the protein MKNVIVFAEHRQGGTRKVTLELATEARRIADALGGKACAVALGSGASQLAQTLQKFPLDVIYVNDDRAVDGFLLDPVVNYLEAAARLAGPSLVMIPNTLSGRDVAGRLAVRLRAGIVADVVDVQLDGESVVCVSPKLGGVLVTNCALRPADYGVVTVRPSAFAVAQGGAGAQIVELQAPAASYAATIEQDVEEGAGELALEEAPVVVAGGRGLGGPEPFETLLKPLARALGGAVGASRAAADAGWVPYNLQIGQTGKTVTPKLYIAIGISGAIQHKVGMRASGTIVAINKDAAAPIAEFSDLVVVGDAFRIVPELTKLIETAKGHLS, from the coding sequence GTGAAAAACGTCATCGTCTTCGCCGAACATCGCCAGGGCGGCACGCGAAAAGTCACCCTCGAACTTGCAACCGAAGCCCGGCGCATCGCCGACGCGCTCGGCGGCAAGGCCTGCGCGGTCGCGCTCGGTTCCGGTGCCTCCCAGCTCGCGCAAACGTTGCAGAAGTTTCCGCTCGACGTGATCTACGTCAACGACGATCGCGCCGTGGACGGCTTCTTGCTCGATCCTGTCGTCAATTATCTTGAAGCGGCTGCGCGGCTCGCCGGCCCGTCGCTGGTGATGATTCCCAATACGCTCTCGGGCCGCGACGTTGCGGGACGCCTGGCCGTGCGGCTGCGCGCCGGCATCGTCGCCGACGTCGTCGACGTGCAGCTCGACGGCGAATCGGTCGTCTGCGTCTCGCCGAAGCTCGGCGGCGTGCTCGTTACGAATTGCGCGCTGCGGCCGGCCGACTACGGCGTTGTTACGGTCCGGCCAAGCGCGTTTGCTGTCGCGCAAGGCGGCGCCGGCGCGCAAATCGTCGAGCTGCAGGCGCCCGCGGCGAGTTATGCCGCGACAATCGAGCAAGACGTCGAAGAAGGTGCCGGCGAGCTAGCCCTCGAGGAGGCGCCGGTTGTCGTGGCGGGCGGCCGGGGGCTCGGCGGACCGGAGCCGTTTGAGACCCTGTTGAAACCCTTGGCGCGGGCGCTCGGCGGAGCCGTCGGCGCGTCGCGTGCGGCCGCCGACGCAGGCTGGGTGCCGTATAACCTACAGATCGGTCAGACCGGAAAGACCGTCACCCCGAAACTCTATATCGCCATCGGAATCTCCGGCGCGATTCAGCACAAAGTCGGCATGCGTGCCTCGGGCACGATCGTTGCTATCAATAAGGATGCCGCCGCGCCGATTGCCGAATTCTCCGACCTGGTCGTCGTGGGCGACGCCTTTCGCATCGTCCCCGAGCTGACGAAACTTATCGAGACTGCTAAAGGACATCTCTCTTGA
- a CDS encoding histone deacetylase, with amino-acid sequence MELVAARLRQRGVLSEVLAARDSRNDELERVHARGYIELVERETDGLEEAQYLSTGDVVVDATSYRAARRAAGGAIVAVEASATGKEAVFALVRPPGHHAEPDRGMGFCLFNNVAVAARAYLAALGGRVLVVDFDYHHGNGTQAVAGDGLSYCSTHAYPAYPGTGVRSYRLGSDIVANVPLPVHGVATKTFVGVWDELLPAVAAAVRPSALIVSAGFDYVRGDAVGDLGVEVEAAEEIASIIRGVAEEYCGGTVAYVLEGGYGIDALTESISSIAGVHDAPGAVVTRRDTGAFPQEVRGALDEILSIAQGTR; translated from the coding sequence GTGGAGCTCGTCGCGGCGCGCTTACGCCAACGCGGCGTGCTTTCAGAAGTGCTGGCGGCCCGCGACTCGCGTAACGACGAGCTCGAGCGCGTGCACGCCCGCGGCTACATCGAGCTGGTCGAGCGCGAAACCGACGGGCTCGAGGAGGCGCAATACCTTTCGACCGGCGACGTGGTTGTCGACGCGACGTCGTACCGCGCCGCACGCCGGGCGGCAGGCGGCGCCATCGTCGCGGTCGAGGCGAGTGCCACGGGGAAAGAGGCTGTCTTCGCCCTGGTGCGGCCGCCCGGCCACCATGCCGAGCCGGATCGCGGGATGGGCTTCTGTCTGTTCAACAATGTCGCCGTCGCCGCGCGTGCCTATCTCGCCGCGCTCGGTGGCCGCGTGCTCGTCGTCGACTTCGACTACCATCATGGAAACGGAACCCAAGCCGTCGCGGGCGACGGCCTCTCCTATTGCTCCACGCACGCGTATCCCGCATATCCAGGCACAGGCGTTCGGAGTTATCGCCTTGGAAGCGACATCGTAGCGAATGTTCCGCTGCCAGTGCACGGCGTTGCAACGAAAACGTTCGTCGGCGTCTGGGACGAACTCTTACCGGCAGTCGCGGCGGCGGTGCGGCCGAGCGCATTGATCGTGAGCGCGGGCTTCGATTACGTGCGCGGTGACGCTGTCGGCGATCTTGGTGTCGAGGTGGAAGCCGCCGAAGAGATTGCTTCGATTATTCGCGGCGTCGCCGAAGAATATTGTGGCGGCACGGTTGCTTACGTGCTCGAAGGCGGCTACGGCATCGACGCACTCACCGAATCGATTTCGTCCATCGCGGGCGTTCACGATGCGCCCGGCGCGGTTGTCACTCGCCGCGATACTGGAGCGTTTCCTCAGGAAGTACGCGGTGCTCTCGATGAAATCTTAAGCATCGCTCAAGGAACTCGCTAG
- a CDS encoding TonB-dependent receptor, with the protein MKRSLRHLGTAITLLVAFAYQGTWALASTTGGLSGTVLDADNNAPIAGAQVTAVSPSQSVTATTDAAGRFTFLTLAPDTYTVTASKGGYQSVSVPGQVVFADSVQNVSVRMLRTLRTIAHVTSAAGGALVKSGTTADVYSINATTQQATAALGGGGLINQAYSAISTVPGAYVIPNQSGYYATINIRGGDYDQVGYEFDGVPVNRSFDNYASSSASSLGNAEVQVYTGASPANSEGQGLSGFINQVIKTGTYPGFATGSLGIGTPAFYHRASVEVGGSTPDRLFSYYFGIAGSNQAYNYVNNNNGSEYDNWLGPPLGIVGGGEFGPGGPFAPGTSLFFGNPGDAYFPLGPAGNYSNFSTIYARNVVANFHIGIPHHNDAGRDDVQILYTDEALKNQFYISGNDVASPFCSSGAPAMSGVACMNLINGDTAASLGAPVAFGTQLPVTYLNTYTWGCASAVGKTFSPTSLNAMTSCVRPYTFPNGTDTGSPSNPNVIPAGDRDNSYNDTAIFKLQYTKNFGSSAYLRIYGYSFYSDWFLNGAYSTSFCNFVCPVSPDYELNTHTRGISAEFQDQINEQNLLSIQGSFTTAGIVRDNNGFYTLASAGNQAVVVNSKDPYGGYCFAPPETNGASPVVSCQGTTVPLGPNYNVLPFSGPHYHETCPVPGKPQYGSTCTYLVAENGLDGTYSGTTPNFSSASITDQYRPTDKWLLNAGVRLDDFNFVGQNTLVPPLGGSANARAFWFAAYNLDNCIINSSGAPEANPNPGAACPAGSHAANLVNAPSQTFTYPIWQPRLSGTYTADPNNVIRFSFGRYTEAPNTAFEQYNTRQEDLADYIGSHFLAFGRNTPGYPIRPPTSMNYDLSLEHHFKGSDLSFKVTPFLRQTQDQIQQFFLNPIQGFVSGLNVGSQRSQGVEFQMQKGDFSRNGISGLLSFAYTNSYIRYGPIAAGASGTTVLGPINNSIAQYNAYTKYCANHPGGANTMCGGSTTNNMAANACYTGKGVPVAASPSGGCPVGDIANPYWNAAPQALVDTAQAFPTFDTFPGALGEAAQGFGSPYVSTLVLNYRRNKFAITPSLQFQGGGKYGEPIANAGIDPASGCGAPLVGSRYNAATCPGVVFIPDPYTGAYDGIGAFTQPNELIANLQLTFDVTPRIQLVGILTNLVNYCWGGTQTPWTFNDGNICSYGNVAGTIYPVAPYGTPGADVNPPGYPGSIIQSFRKYPYEPTFGPALVSAENVSTKEPLQFYLTANVRL; encoded by the coding sequence GTGAAAAGATCGCTGCGGCACCTCGGGACTGCAATCACCCTGCTCGTTGCATTCGCTTACCAGGGAACATGGGCACTGGCAAGCACCACGGGCGGTTTGAGCGGAACCGTACTGGATGCCGACAATAACGCCCCAATTGCCGGAGCGCAAGTAACCGCGGTTAGTCCGTCACAGTCGGTGACGGCGACCACCGATGCCGCGGGGCGCTTCACGTTTCTCACCCTCGCGCCCGACACGTACACGGTCACGGCGTCGAAGGGTGGATATCAGTCCGTCAGCGTTCCCGGACAAGTCGTCTTTGCCGACTCCGTCCAAAACGTGTCGGTGCGAATGCTTCGTACGTTACGGACGATCGCACACGTTACGTCGGCCGCGGGCGGCGCGCTCGTGAAATCCGGCACCACCGCCGACGTCTATTCGATTAATGCCACGACACAACAGGCTACTGCGGCCCTAGGCGGCGGCGGCTTGATCAATCAGGCGTACTCGGCGATTTCCACCGTGCCCGGCGCGTACGTCATCCCGAACCAAAGCGGCTACTACGCGACCATCAACATTCGCGGCGGTGACTACGACCAAGTCGGCTACGAGTTCGACGGCGTTCCCGTTAACCGTTCGTTCGACAACTACGCTTCGAGCTCGGCGTCCTCGCTGGGTAACGCCGAAGTTCAGGTCTATACCGGCGCGAGTCCGGCGAACTCCGAAGGCCAAGGCCTTTCAGGATTCATCAATCAGGTCATCAAGACGGGAACGTATCCCGGCTTCGCAACCGGCTCGCTGGGAATCGGAACCCCGGCGTTCTACCATCGCGCGTCCGTCGAGGTTGGCGGTTCGACGCCCGACCGGCTCTTCTCGTACTACTTCGGCATCGCCGGTTCGAACCAAGCGTACAATTACGTCAACAACAACAACGGTTCCGAATACGACAACTGGCTTGGACCACCGCTCGGGATCGTCGGCGGCGGTGAGTTCGGTCCGGGCGGCCCCTTTGCTCCCGGTACGTCGCTCTTTTTCGGTAACCCCGGCGACGCGTATTTCCCGCTCGGGCCCGCGGGGAATTATTCCAACTTCTCGACGATCTATGCGCGCAATGTCGTGGCGAACTTTCACATCGGCATCCCGCACCATAACGACGCGGGCCGTGACGACGTGCAGATCCTCTATACCGACGAAGCACTGAAGAATCAGTTTTACATTTCAGGCAACGACGTCGCATCGCCGTTCTGCAGCTCCGGTGCGCCGGCGATGTCGGGCGTAGCCTGCATGAATCTCATCAACGGCGACACCGCCGCCTCGTTGGGAGCGCCGGTGGCCTTTGGGACTCAGCTCCCGGTAACGTACTTGAACACGTATACCTGGGGTTGCGCATCGGCCGTTGGAAAGACGTTTAGTCCGACGTCCCTGAATGCTATGACGAGCTGCGTTCGCCCGTACACGTTTCCCAACGGGACCGACACGGGATCGCCCAGCAATCCGAACGTCATCCCGGCGGGCGATCGCGATAACTCCTATAACGATACCGCGATCTTCAAGCTGCAGTACACCAAGAACTTCGGTTCTTCGGCGTATTTGCGGATCTATGGCTATAGCTTCTACAGCGACTGGTTCTTGAACGGCGCCTACAGCACGAGCTTCTGCAACTTCGTCTGTCCGGTCTCTCCGGATTACGAGCTCAACACCCACACACGCGGCATTAGCGCGGAGTTTCAGGACCAGATCAACGAGCAGAACCTGCTGAGCATCCAGGGCTCGTTCACTACCGCCGGCATCGTTCGCGACAACAACGGTTTCTATACCTTGGCTTCCGCCGGCAATCAAGCCGTAGTCGTCAACTCGAAAGATCCCTACGGCGGCTATTGCTTCGCGCCGCCGGAAACAAACGGAGCGAGTCCGGTTGTCAGCTGTCAGGGAACGACTGTGCCCCTTGGGCCGAACTATAACGTATTGCCCTTCAGCGGCCCGCACTACCACGAGACATGCCCCGTCCCGGGCAAGCCTCAGTACGGGTCGACGTGCACGTATCTCGTCGCCGAGAACGGACTCGATGGCACCTACAGCGGCACGACGCCGAACTTTTCCTCGGCATCCATCACCGACCAATACCGTCCCACCGATAAGTGGCTTCTCAATGCCGGCGTTCGTCTCGACGACTTCAATTTCGTCGGGCAGAATACGCTGGTGCCGCCGTTAGGCGGCTCGGCCAATGCGCGGGCCTTCTGGTTCGCGGCCTACAATCTCGACAATTGCATCATCAATAGCAGCGGCGCACCGGAGGCGAATCCGAACCCGGGGGCGGCATGCCCGGCCGGTTCGCACGCGGCAAACCTCGTGAACGCACCCTCGCAGACATTTACTTACCCGATCTGGCAGCCGCGACTGAGCGGTACGTATACGGCCGATCCCAATAACGTGATTCGCTTCTCGTTCGGACGCTACACCGAAGCGCCCAACACGGCGTTCGAGCAATACAATACGCGACAGGAAGATCTCGCCGATTATATCGGCTCGCACTTCCTCGCCTTCGGTCGTAACACGCCCGGCTATCCGATTCGGCCGCCGACCTCGATGAACTACGACCTGTCGTTGGAGCATCATTTCAAAGGCAGCGATCTGTCGTTCAAAGTGACGCCGTTCTTGCGTCAGACGCAGGATCAAATCCAGCAGTTCTTCCTGAATCCGATTCAAGGCTTCGTCTCCGGCCTCAACGTCGGCAGCCAGCGTAGCCAAGGCGTCGAGTTCCAGATGCAAAAGGGCGACTTTTCGCGCAACGGCATCTCGGGATTGCTCTCGTTTGCCTACACCAACTCGTACATTCGTTACGGTCCGATCGCGGCGGGAGCCTCGGGGACGACGGTGCTCGGGCCGATCAACAACTCGATCGCGCAGTACAACGCGTATACGAAGTATTGCGCAAACCATCCGGGTGGTGCGAACACGATGTGCGGCGGCAGCACGACCAATAACATGGCCGCCAATGCATGTTACACGGGCAAAGGAGTACCGGTTGCCGCGTCTCCAAGCGGCGGCTGTCCGGTCGGCGATATCGCCAATCCGTATTGGAACGCGGCGCCACAGGCGCTGGTCGATACGGCGCAGGCATTCCCCACGTTCGATACCTTCCCCGGAGCGCTTGGGGAAGCGGCCCAGGGATTCGGATCGCCCTACGTTAGTACGCTGGTGCTGAACTATCGCCGGAACAAGTTCGCGATCACGCCGTCGTTGCAGTTCCAAGGCGGCGGCAAGTATGGCGAACCGATCGCCAACGCCGGCATCGATCCCGCAAGTGGCTGCGGAGCGCCGCTCGTCGGTAGCCGTTACAACGCGGCAACCTGCCCCGGTGTGGTCTTCATCCCCGATCCCTACACCGGCGCCTACGACGGCATCGGTGCCTTCACCCAGCCCAACGAGCTAATTGCTAACTTGCAACTCACCTTCGACGTGACCCCGCGAATCCAACTCGTTGGCATCCTAACCAACCTCGTCAACTACTGCTGGGGCGGCACGCAAACGCCGTGGACCTTCAATGACGGCAACATCTGCTCGTACGGCAACGTGGCGGGAACGATCTATCCGGTTGCTCCGTACGGAACGCCCGGTGCCGACGTCAATCCGCCGGGCTATCCCGGCTCGATCATCCAGTCATTCCGGAAGTACCCCTACGAGCCCACGTTCGGGCCCGCCTTAGTATCGGCGGAGAACGTTTCCACCAAAGAGCCGCTGCAGTTCTACTTGACGGCAAACGTTCGACTCTAG
- a CDS encoding tetratricopeptide repeat protein, with amino-acid sequence MKRFALLVLILAGFAIGIATTTPPAHAGLFGSKKTASPTPSPSPSALPTATPEPPAIAIPRLVAKLKANPADQLAMAQLAAEYLQVGRPDITLQYTQHLLQMGDKTAQVFYYDGVAYEQLGNAAGATYDLEQASNLDPTNLGILAQLTEIYIKENRFNDAERIAKRAVTFNKNDALALQTLGSVYAAEQHFDDARAQFEAAFAIGGKDTAPLFQIATTYAQQDNIPMALQTLGRILTIDPRNIQALVFKADLYARQHDDAHATAAYDDAVVVAPTDDQKVEIMIHKAGYFIAEKKDPQGVAILQQMTTQFPKVPQGFVAFGDYYATQRQYDRAIAQWQSALALDPNNSAALLGLGQVSLQNGRLNDSINYLRHYTQVQPDAQGFALLGQAYSRVHDYSGARDACSKSFELQRSPVTLSCVAGADFELRNYKEAAQIFDALQRAAKNFLDNNPELLYIAAKSYSGSNQCSKAVATYKLLLPMMKKGTKDYDTIRKAASDPCHVVSKHSG; translated from the coding sequence TTGAAACGATTCGCACTCCTCGTATTGATCCTCGCCGGTTTTGCGATCGGCATTGCCACCACCACCCCGCCGGCCCACGCCGGCCTTTTTGGTAGCAAGAAGACCGCGAGCCCAACCCCCTCGCCGTCGCCGTCGGCACTTCCGACCGCGACTCCCGAGCCGCCGGCCATCGCGATTCCCCGCCTGGTCGCCAAGCTCAAGGCAAATCCGGCCGACCAGCTTGCGATGGCGCAACTCGCGGCTGAGTATCTGCAAGTCGGTCGCCCCGACATCACGTTGCAGTATACGCAGCACCTGCTGCAAATGGGCGACAAGACGGCGCAAGTTTTCTATTACGACGGCGTTGCCTACGAGCAGCTCGGCAATGCCGCCGGTGCAACCTACGACCTAGAGCAAGCGTCGAATCTCGACCCGACCAACCTTGGCATTCTGGCGCAGCTTACGGAAATCTACATCAAGGAGAATCGCTTCAACGATGCCGAGCGCATCGCCAAACGCGCGGTAACGTTCAACAAGAACGACGCGCTCGCGCTCCAAACGCTCGGCAGCGTCTACGCGGCCGAACAGCATTTCGACGATGCGCGCGCGCAGTTCGAAGCGGCGTTCGCAATCGGTGGAAAAGACACCGCGCCGCTCTTCCAAATCGCGACGACGTACGCCCAGCAAGACAACATTCCGATGGCGCTTCAGACGCTCGGCCGCATTTTGACGATCGACCCGCGCAACATTCAAGCGCTGGTTTTCAAAGCGGATCTCTACGCGCGCCAGCACGACGACGCGCACGCGACCGCGGCCTACGATGACGCCGTTGTGGTCGCCCCGACCGACGATCAAAAAGTCGAGATCATGATCCACAAAGCCGGCTACTTCATCGCCGAGAAGAAGGACCCGCAGGGCGTCGCGATTCTGCAGCAGATGACCACGCAGTTTCCGAAAGTGCCGCAAGGGTTCGTCGCGTTCGGCGATTACTACGCCACGCAGCGTCAATACGATCGGGCCATCGCCCAATGGCAATCGGCGCTCGCGCTCGACCCGAATAACTCCGCCGCCCTGCTTGGGCTCGGTCAAGTCTCCTTGCAGAACGGTCGCCTCAACGATAGTATCAACTACTTGCGGCACTACACGCAAGTGCAGCCCGACGCGCAGGGGTTTGCGTTGCTCGGCCAGGCCTACTCGCGCGTGCACGATTACTCCGGGGCTCGCGACGCCTGCAGCAAAAGTTTTGAGCTTCAGCGGTCGCCGGTAACGCTCAGCTGCGTCGCCGGCGCCGATTTCGAGCTGCGCAACTACAAGGAGGCGGCGCAAATCTTCGACGCCCTCCAGCGCGCGGCCAAAAATTTCCTCGACAACAACCCCGAGCTGCTTTACATCGCCGCGAAATCGTACTCCGGTTCGAATCAGTGCTCGAAGGCGGTCGCTACCTACAAGCTACTGCTGCCGATGATGAAGAAGGGCACTAAGGATTACGACACCATCCGCAAAGCAGCGTCGGATCCGTGTCACGTCGTATCGAAGCACTCCGGTTGA
- a CDS encoding M61 family peptidase gives MTFRAGFFISCCARFAMCCALLAPGAASAAGFTAATPYATRDRPATLVVDAERAGDGIMEVREHIPAAPGSFTVVYPKWIPGEHGPTGPLNDLAALRIYANNATLDWRRDPLDLYTFHTTVPAGAQALDVTFDVLMNAPDDVMATHSLAVVNWNRALLYQDGVDSHHYFVKPSIVLPDGWDYATALRGAVRTGNRVDFATTPLNMLVDSPLDMGRYVKKWQLWREGSAFVELDAFADYPQDLDVPANVVRAYERVPAQAFAMYGSRHFDDYHALLTLSDSVGFQGIEHHQSSDDRAATDFLTNDDQALASGDLVTHEFSHSWNGKYRRPADLTTPNFQVPQLTDLLWVYEGMNQYLGDLLSFRAGIRRPSLYPEYVASIYADMYYETGRTTTPLIDLTTGAPYFYLARGVYPSIRRGADDFYTEGELLWLDVDTIIRERSHGARSLDTFLHRYSAPAVTGPIVETYTRAQIEQLLNAVEPYDWHAFFEQYVYHVAPLPPTDELARAGWQLVFTEKPNTFIKAEQADDEGIIGWYAYGANITKQGEVRDVRENSAARRAGLAPGMEVLAVNGQQFSNDVLEYALDRAQHSSAPITLITRQTGWYQTLALDYHAGLRYPHLERIAGTPDMLAAIAAPHGP, from the coding sequence ATGACGTTTCGAGCGGGTTTCTTCATATCGTGTTGCGCCCGTTTCGCGATGTGTTGCGCCCTTCTCGCGCCGGGCGCCGCCTCGGCTGCGGGCTTCACCGCCGCGACACCCTATGCAACGCGGGATCGGCCGGCCACGCTCGTGGTCGATGCTGAGCGAGCGGGCGATGGGATCATGGAGGTCCGCGAGCACATTCCGGCCGCGCCCGGAAGTTTCACCGTCGTCTACCCAAAATGGATTCCCGGCGAGCACGGGCCGACCGGGCCGCTCAACGATTTGGCCGCACTGCGCATCTACGCGAATAATGCGACGCTAGATTGGCGCCGCGATCCGCTCGATCTCTATACCTTCCACACGACGGTGCCGGCCGGTGCGCAGGCACTCGACGTGACCTTCGACGTGCTGATGAACGCCCCCGACGACGTGATGGCGACGCATTCGCTGGCGGTCGTCAACTGGAACCGCGCGCTGCTCTATCAGGATGGAGTCGACTCTCACCACTACTTTGTGAAGCCGTCGATCGTGCTTCCCGACGGCTGGGATTACGCCACCGCGTTACGCGGAGCTGTTCGCACGGGCAACCGTGTCGATTTTGCCACCACCCCGCTCAACATGCTCGTGGATTCACCACTCGACATGGGGCGCTACGTCAAGAAGTGGCAGTTGTGGCGTGAGGGTTCGGCGTTCGTGGAACTCGACGCCTTTGCGGATTATCCGCAGGATCTCGACGTTCCGGCCAACGTCGTGCGCGCGTACGAACGCGTACCGGCGCAAGCCTTTGCGATGTACGGCTCGCGTCATTTCGACGACTACCATGCGCTGCTGACGCTGAGCGACAGCGTCGGCTTTCAAGGCATCGAGCATCACCAGTCGAGCGACGATCGCGCTGCCACCGATTTTCTGACCAACGATGATCAAGCGCTGGCGAGCGGCGATCTGGTCACGCACGAGTTTTCGCATTCTTGGAATGGAAAGTACCGGCGACCAGCCGATCTGACGACCCCGAACTTTCAAGTGCCGCAACTCACCGATCTTCTCTGGGTCTACGAGGGGATGAACCAATACCTCGGCGATCTGCTCTCCTTTCGCGCCGGGATACGACGGCCGAGCCTCTACCCGGAGTACGTTGCCAGCATCTACGCCGACATGTATTACGAGACCGGGCGGACAACGACGCCGCTAATCGATTTGACCACGGGCGCGCCATACTTTTACCTTGCGCGCGGCGTCTACCCATCAATCCGCCGAGGCGCGGACGATTTTTATACGGAAGGCGAGCTGCTCTGGCTCGACGTCGACACGATTATTCGCGAACGCTCGCACGGCGCGCGCTCGCTCGACACGTTCTTGCACCGATACAGCGCGCCGGCGGTGACCGGACCTATCGTCGAAACATACACGCGCGCGCAGATCGAGCAACTCTTGAATGCCGTCGAGCCGTACGATTGGCACGCATTCTTCGAGCAATACGTCTACCACGTCGCCCCCTTGCCGCCGACCGACGAACTGGCTCGGGCGGGATGGCAGCTCGTGTTTACCGAGAAACCGAACACTTTCATCAAAGCCGAACAAGCCGACGATGAGGGCATCATCGGCTGGTACGCCTACGGCGCAAACATCACCAAGCAGGGTGAAGTGCGAGACGTGCGCGAGAACTCGGCCGCGCGCCGCGCCGGTCTCGCACCCGGAATGGAAGTGCTTGCGGTCAACGGCCAACAGTTTTCAAACGACGTTTTGGAATACGCGCTCGATCGAGCACAACATTCGAGCGCGCCGATCACACTCATTACGAGGCAGACGGGCTGGTATCAAACGCTCGCGCTCGATTACCACGCCGGTTTACGCTATCCGCACCTCGAACGTATAGCCGGCACGCCCGACATGCTCGCCGCGATCGCCGCGCCGCATGGCCCGTAG
- a CDS encoding electron transfer flavoprotein subunit beta/FixA family protein gives MRFLPPKVTLPRRVQVLRGLTTKRPRFFPRLSDGGHYYHVKIVVTVKLVPDPNAEKRIDAQSKRLVRTGVETVLNPYDEYALEAALQLKERAGGDSRVTVFSMAPEALRETLRKALAMGADDAVVLSDPALEGSDVWASAYAISAALRKLEFDLLIVGGLTDDSSTGTVPGALAEHLGLPCVTNARKVDIGEASLTVERETDAGYQIVRTPLPALLTTALTFGEPRYASLKGIMGAKKKTIAPTSLRELALEEPVGNSGSKTELRSFAPPPARGNGRTVEAGDAVAGAQAIFDFLSERKLV, from the coding sequence GTGCGATTCTTACCCCCGAAGGTCACCCTCCCGCGCCGGGTGCAGGTCCTGCGTGGCCTTACCACCAAGAGGCCACGGTTCTTCCCACGCCTTTCCGACGGAGGTCACTATTACCACGTGAAGATCGTGGTGACGGTTAAGCTCGTACCCGACCCGAACGCCGAAAAACGGATCGATGCGCAGAGCAAGCGCCTGGTGCGGACCGGCGTCGAAACGGTGCTCAACCCCTACGACGAGTACGCGCTCGAGGCCGCCTTGCAGCTCAAGGAGCGTGCGGGCGGCGACTCGCGCGTCACCGTCTTTTCGATGGCCCCGGAAGCGCTGCGCGAAACCTTGCGAAAGGCGCTGGCGATGGGCGCCGACGACGCCGTCGTTCTCTCGGATCCGGCGCTCGAAGGCAGCGACGTCTGGGCGAGCGCGTATGCGATTTCTGCTGCGCTGCGCAAGCTCGAGTTCGATTTGCTCATCGTTGGCGGCCTCACCGACGACAGCAGCACCGGCACCGTCCCCGGCGCGCTTGCCGAGCACCTTGGCTTGCCCTGCGTGACCAACGCGCGCAAGGTCGATATCGGCGAGGCTTCGCTGACCGTCGAGCGCGAGACCGACGCCGGATATCAAATCGTTCGCACCCCGCTGCCCGCCCTCTTGACCACCGCGCTGACCTTCGGCGAGCCGCGCTATGCGTCGCTCAAAGGCATCATGGGCGCAAAGAAAAAGACGATTGCCCCGACATCGCTGCGCGAACTCGCGTTAGAGGAGCCGGTCGGTAACAGCGGCTCGAAGACCGAGCTGCGGAGCTTCGCGCCCCCGCCGGCGCGCGGCAACGGCCGAACGGTCGAAGCCGGCGACGCTGTTGCCGGCGCGCAGGCCATCTTCGATTTTCTTTCGGAAAGGAAACTGGTGTAG